In a genomic window of Acidilobus saccharovorans 345-15:
- a CDS encoding tubulin-like doman-containing protein has translation MGSLLVPVLFSYAGIISIGLAALEFVALWMLTGKIITKESGISVINIAYTVAWSVLTLLGVAIYSFMSPGLAALPTVLLYAIYSVLLGISVVLLIVPLAMFYGKYRQYQSLANRYNNIKLRSDKALADASSLSGKLKRIRDDISSTEALIAKARQLKDIADRNPDVIIKGVNERPTMPEFSIPKVNYVIVGIGGGGSALLESYIEYLRSQGAIKDEPTNPFLFVFFDLNSSNAERLRKQYEGTEVAPKLYVFNHYEAMTPDSIRFTNPWISGLYQESEIPVQAAGNLRFAGLAAYSAIRSAFIDEVKHRLESLKSATGYSGTMIVVLTSLGGGTGSGSFLKITMDLKKAVKDLTGVDPIVAGVGVVPKEDESAVNHANAYAAIKELVYLLKHGSSQGMNYPFDFFFLVSREKPVRNVDLMIGLALSRFLFDLGTSGAPRKGEGKGVEQGTAFAHTFDLEDLRTYLQPIDLLTFSRYEIYFPASKLSWLKLVGEPVLGEVESREKGIRDSLSEAEASLNALKSDVSGILNDIDALYRDMQSALMYPSFERRKQDMMKDMLSIKSNLSTGTITVTSLEGDYKRLMSQSEPLGYPELSRQVSEFRAAVSDTISFLRSPPISSIEYVFPVKSPDDIDVGQLQTANLYGMITRLGLQDAFKSALTNLSGTLAGVGQTMANLNYDLIKAPIGSTSPFMEFVRKYNPDLAREGVVYTPPIRNILQLVTTAPENVSTADFPTEKTITLALQSKASNPAFRLGYVPAKKFSISSYRIIHGIYLWSIAGSGDYVFTDISYLKRSYEQLKLQKNIGLHHALFYGDFKDFEDLTGVRVSGMSPAEGVKRIVDFWSSYDPELDYIDMWGVLRLAFVYEGLAKIRNAFDNYMKEVSGAIEMLSKGGTAVPIEKIGRLAEDIASLEVPKVKADIDKIAEANRVARSEVIDRALMGIKETVSDVYNVLSSASNSLEATLTKLSEVEASKKGDYFALRELQELRNSIITVQRKASEMAEEFISAYG, from the coding sequence ATGGGAAGCCTTTTAGTGCCGGTCCTCTTCTCCTACGCTGGAATAATAAGTATAGGCCTCGCCGCGCTGGAGTTCGTAGCCCTGTGGATGCTGACGGGCAAGATAATAACCAAGGAGTCAGGGATCAGCGTCATTAACATTGCCTACACCGTGGCCTGGTCCGTGCTCACTCTGCTGGGGGTGGCCATATACTCGTTCATGTCGCCGGGGCTCGCCGCGCTGCCCACCGTGCTGCTCTACGCCATCTACTCCGTGCTGCTCGGCATAAGCGTGGTGCTCCTGATAGTGCCCCTCGCCATGTTCTACGGCAAGTACAGGCAGTACCAGTCGCTGGCCAACAGGTACAACAACATAAAGCTGAGGAGCGACAAGGCCCTCGCGGACGCCTCCTCGCTGTCTGGCAAGCTGAAGAGGATAAGGGATGACATATCAAGCACGGAGGCGCTCATAGCTAAGGCCAGGCAGCTGAAGGACATAGCTGACAGGAACCCGGACGTGATCATCAAGGGCGTGAACGAGCGCCCAACCATGCCGGAGTTCTCAATACCCAAGGTGAATTACGTGATCGTCGGCATAGGGGGCGGGGGGTCGGCCCTCCTGGAGAGCTACATAGAGTACCTGCGCTCGCAGGGGGCGATAAAGGACGAGCCCACCAACCCCTTCCTCTTCGTCTTCTTCGACCTTAACTCCTCCAACGCGGAGAGGCTGAGGAAGCAGTACGAGGGCACGGAGGTCGCGCCGAAGCTTTACGTCTTCAACCACTACGAGGCCATGACGCCGGACTCCATAAGGTTCACCAACCCCTGGATATCGGGCCTCTACCAGGAGTCCGAGATACCAGTCCAGGCCGCAGGGAACCTCAGGTTCGCGGGCCTCGCGGCCTACAGCGCTATCAGGAGCGCGTTCATAGACGAGGTCAAGCACAGGCTGGAGTCACTCAAGTCGGCAACGGGGTACTCAGGCACCATGATTGTGGTCCTGACCTCGCTCGGAGGGGGAACAGGCTCGGGGTCGTTCCTCAAGATAACCATGGACCTCAAGAAGGCCGTCAAGGACCTGACAGGCGTAGACCCAATAGTGGCAGGCGTGGGCGTCGTACCTAAGGAGGACGAGTCCGCGGTTAACCACGCTAACGCCTACGCGGCCATCAAGGAGCTTGTCTACCTCCTGAAGCACGGCTCCTCGCAGGGCATGAACTACCCGTTCGACTTCTTCTTCCTGGTGAGCAGGGAGAAGCCGGTCAGGAACGTGGACCTCATGATAGGCCTCGCCCTCTCAAGGTTCCTGTTCGACCTGGGCACCTCAGGGGCGCCTAGGAAGGGCGAGGGCAAGGGGGTCGAGCAGGGGACGGCCTTCGCCCACACCTTTGACCTGGAGGACCTGAGGACGTACCTGCAGCCCATAGACCTCCTGACCTTCAGCAGGTATGAGATCTACTTCCCGGCGTCGAAGCTCTCGTGGCTCAAGCTTGTTGGCGAGCCCGTGCTCGGCGAGGTTGAGTCGAGGGAGAAGGGCATCAGGGACTCCCTCAGCGAAGCTGAGGCCTCGCTCAACGCCCTCAAGTCGGACGTGTCCGGCATACTAAATGACATAGACGCCCTTTACAGGGACATGCAGTCAGCGCTCATGTACCCCAGCTTCGAGAGGAGGAAGCAGGACATGATGAAGGACATGCTCTCCATCAAGTCAAACCTCTCGACGGGCACGATAACCGTGACGTCGCTGGAGGGCGACTACAAGAGGCTCATGTCGCAGTCCGAGCCCCTGGGATACCCAGAGCTGAGCAGGCAGGTGTCGGAGTTCAGGGCGGCCGTCTCGGACACGATAAGCTTCCTCAGGTCGCCGCCCATATCGTCAATCGAGTACGTGTTCCCCGTGAAGTCACCTGATGACATAGACGTAGGCCAGCTGCAGACTGCCAACCTCTACGGCATGATAACCAGGCTGGGGCTGCAGGACGCCTTCAAGTCGGCGCTCACCAACCTCTCGGGCACCCTGGCCGGGGTCGGGCAGACCATGGCCAACCTCAACTATGACCTAATAAAGGCCCCCATAGGGAGCACAAGCCCCTTCATGGAGTTCGTGAGGAAGTACAACCCCGACCTGGCGAGGGAGGGCGTGGTCTACACTCCCCCCATAAGGAACATACTGCAGCTCGTCACCACAGCGCCTGAGAACGTGTCAACGGCCGACTTCCCTACCGAGAAGACCATAACCCTCGCCCTGCAGAGCAAGGCCTCCAACCCCGCCTTCAGGCTGGGCTACGTCCCCGCCAAGAAGTTCTCGATATCGTCTTACAGGATAATCCACGGGATATACCTGTGGAGCATAGCTGGGAGTGGGGACTACGTCTTCACCGACATCAGCTACCTGAAGAGGAGCTACGAGCAGCTGAAGCTCCAGAAGAACATAGGCCTTCACCACGCGCTCTTCTACGGCGACTTTAAGGACTTCGAGGACCTGACGGGCGTCAGGGTGAGCGGCATGTCGCCGGCGGAGGGCGTGAAGAGGATAGTTGACTTCTGGTCAAGCTACGACCCAGAGCTTGACTACATAGACATGTGGGGGGTCCTGAGGCTGGCGTTCGTCTACGAGGGGCTCGCCAAGATAAGGAACGCCTTCGACAACTACATGAAGGAGGTCTCAGGCGCCATTGAAATGCTTTCAAAGGGCGGCACCGCGGTCCCCATAGAGAAGATAGGCAGGCTGGCCGAGGACATAGCGTCGCTGGAGGTGCCCAAGGTTAAGGCTGACATAGACAAAATAGCCGAGGCCAACAGGGTCGCCAGGAGCGAGGTCATAGACAGGGCGCTCATGGGCATAAAGGAGACCGTGTCGGACGTCTACAACGTGCTCTCGAGCGCGTCCAACAGCCTGGAGGCCACGCTGACGAAGCTTTCCGAGGTCGAGGCGTCGAAGAAGGGGGACTACTTCGCCCTGAGGGAGCTCCAGGAGCTCAGGAACTCCATTATAACGGTCCAGCGCAAGGCCTCCGAGATGGCCGAGGAGTTCATCAGCGCCTACGGCTGA